From Rhododendron vialii isolate Sample 1 chromosome 10a, ASM3025357v1, the proteins below share one genomic window:
- the LOC131304546 gene encoding proteasome subunit beta type-6-like, whose translation MADMSSPHSTGTIIAVTYDNGVVLGANSCTITGTHVANRASDKITQLTDNVYLCRSGLAADSQAVSDQVRCHLHRHTMSLGRPATVKEVANIVRQISYNHKSMLRADMIVAGWDERGGGQVYGVPLGGTVNFIRKYKDEIYKVEIET comes from the coding sequence ATGGCAGACATGAGCTCGCCTCATTCGACAGGAACTATCATCGCCGTCACTTACGACAACGGTGTCGTCCTCGGCGCCAATTCTTGCACCATCACCGGCACGCACGTGGCGAACAGGGCATCCGACAAGATCACGCAGCTGACCGATAACGTCTACCTCTGCCGCTCCGGCTTGGCCGCCGATTCGCAAGCTGTTTCGGATCAAGTGCGCTGCCATCTCCATCGGCACACGATGAGCCTTGGGCGGCCAGCTACGGTGAAGGAAGTCGCAAACATCGTCAGGCAAATATCATACAACCACAAGAGCATGCTACGAGCGGACATGATCGTGGCAGGATGGGACGAGCGCGGAGGAGGTCAAGTATACGGGGTGCCTCTCGGAGGAACAGTGAATTTCATTAGAAAATATAAGGATGAAATTTACAAGGTCGAAATTGAAACTTGA
- the LOC131304545 gene encoding calcium/calmodulin-regulated receptor-like kinase 2 isoform X1: MVHKGDFVVIGISVGLTIGIFVASLVFYGIRWYKKCSHLRRCATENSTSTLPIHSNGLASGIDSSSVCSDTTDSVSVKGLDDLAKNSQLSWWRIRSKYRFGSASGILRYSHKDIQKATQNFTTTLGHGAFGSVYKATMATGGVVAVKVLASDSQQGEREFQTEVSLLGRLHHRNLVNLVGYCVDKGQRMLIYEFMTNGSLASLLYGPEERVLSWDERLQIALDISHGIEYLHDGAVPPIIHRDLKSANILLDRSMRAKVADFGLSKEQTYDGRKSSLRGTYGYMDPAYISTSQFTTKSDIFSFGVILFELIVAIPPHQNLMDYINLAAMSPDGVDDILDKRLVGESKLVVEARSLALIAQKCLHKTPRKRPSIGEVSQAIFKIKQKRLAKEVTMSFAGEDISQMVTRIGLQQVELSKMAVKNMPITG; the protein is encoded by the exons ATGGTTCATAAAGGTGATTTCGTTGTTATTGGCATCTCCGTTGGTCTCACTATTGGCATTTTTGTAGCATCTCTAGTGTTTTATGGCATACGATGGTACAAAAAATGTTCTCATCTCCGGCGATGCGCAACTGAGAATAGTACATCTACTCTTCCAATACACTCAAATGGCCTTGCTTCAGGCATCGACTCTAGTTCAGTCTGTTCAGATACCACAGATTCTGTATCAGTTAAGGGATTAGATGATCTTGCCAAAAATTCTCAGCTTTCTTGGTGGAGAATCCGTAGTAAATATCGGTTTGGTTCGGCTTCTGGCATTCTTAGATACTCCCACAA GGACATTCAGAAAGCTACACAAAACTTCACAACTACTTTGGGACATGGAGCTTTTGGTTCAGTGTATAAAGCTACCATGGCAACAGGTGGAGTGGTTGCAGTGAAGGTTCTTGCTTCTGATTCTCAACAGGGGGAAAGAGAGTTTCAAACAGAG GTATCGCTACTAGGTAGGCTTCATCACCGTAATCTGGTGAATTTGGTTGGATACTGTGTTGATAAAGGCCAGCGCATGTTAATCTATGAGTTCATGACTAACGGAAGCCTGGCGAGCCTTCTGTATG GTCCAGAGGAACGAGTGTTGAGTTGGGATGAACGGCTACAAATTGCTCTTGATATCTCACATGGAATTGAGTATCTTCATGATGGG GCAGTGCCACCTATCATTCATAGGGACTTGAAGTCCGCGAACATATTGCTAGACAGGTCAATGAGAGCTAAG GTAGCTGATTTCGGACTGTCGAAGGAGCAGACCTATGATGGCCGCAAGTCAAGCCTTAGAGGGACATATGGCTACATGGACCCTGCATATATCTCCACAAGCCAGTTCACGACAAAGAGTGACATCTTCAGTTTCGGTGTAATCCTGTTTGAACTCATTGTAGCCATCCCCCCGCACCAAAACTTAATGGACTACATCAATCTT GCGGCTATGAGCCCAGATGGCGTGGATGATATTCTTGACAAGCGACTCGTTGGAGAAAGTAAGCTTGTTGTAGAAGCGAGGAGCCTAGCTCTCATTGCTCAGAAATGCTTGCACAAAACACCCAGAAAACGACCTTCGATTGGAGAAGTTTCACAGGCAATTTTCAAGATAAAACAAAAGCGCCTTGCGAAAGAAGTTACCATGTCTTTTGCAGGAGAGGATATATCCCAGATGGTTACCCGAATTGGCCTTCAACAAGTGGAGTTGAGTAAAATGGCAGTGAAAAATATGCCGATTACTGGATGA
- the LOC131304545 gene encoding calcium/calmodulin-regulated receptor-like kinase 2 isoform X2, which produces MVHKGDFVVIGISVGLTIGIFVASLVFYGIRWYKKCSHLRRCATENSTSTLPIHSNGLASGIDSSSVCSDTTDSVSVKGLDDLAKNSQLSWWRIRSKYRFGSASGILRYSHKDIQKATQNFTTTLGHGAFGSVYKATMATGGVVAVKVLASDSQQGEREFQTEVSLLGRLHHRNLVNLVGYCVDKGQRMLIYEFMTNGSLASLLYEERVLSWDERLQIALDISHGIEYLHDGAVPPIIHRDLKSANILLDRSMRAKVADFGLSKEQTYDGRKSSLRGTYGYMDPAYISTSQFTTKSDIFSFGVILFELIVAIPPHQNLMDYINLAAMSPDGVDDILDKRLVGESKLVVEARSLALIAQKCLHKTPRKRPSIGEVSQAIFKIKQKRLAKEVTMSFAGEDISQMVTRIGLQQVELSKMAVKNMPITG; this is translated from the exons ATGGTTCATAAAGGTGATTTCGTTGTTATTGGCATCTCCGTTGGTCTCACTATTGGCATTTTTGTAGCATCTCTAGTGTTTTATGGCATACGATGGTACAAAAAATGTTCTCATCTCCGGCGATGCGCAACTGAGAATAGTACATCTACTCTTCCAATACACTCAAATGGCCTTGCTTCAGGCATCGACTCTAGTTCAGTCTGTTCAGATACCACAGATTCTGTATCAGTTAAGGGATTAGATGATCTTGCCAAAAATTCTCAGCTTTCTTGGTGGAGAATCCGTAGTAAATATCGGTTTGGTTCGGCTTCTGGCATTCTTAGATACTCCCACAA GGACATTCAGAAAGCTACACAAAACTTCACAACTACTTTGGGACATGGAGCTTTTGGTTCAGTGTATAAAGCTACCATGGCAACAGGTGGAGTGGTTGCAGTGAAGGTTCTTGCTTCTGATTCTCAACAGGGGGAAAGAGAGTTTCAAACAGAG GTATCGCTACTAGGTAGGCTTCATCACCGTAATCTGGTGAATTTGGTTGGATACTGTGTTGATAAAGGCCAGCGCATGTTAATCTATGAGTTCATGACTAACGGAAGCCTGGCGAGCCTTCTGTATG AGGAACGAGTGTTGAGTTGGGATGAACGGCTACAAATTGCTCTTGATATCTCACATGGAATTGAGTATCTTCATGATGGG GCAGTGCCACCTATCATTCATAGGGACTTGAAGTCCGCGAACATATTGCTAGACAGGTCAATGAGAGCTAAG GTAGCTGATTTCGGACTGTCGAAGGAGCAGACCTATGATGGCCGCAAGTCAAGCCTTAGAGGGACATATGGCTACATGGACCCTGCATATATCTCCACAAGCCAGTTCACGACAAAGAGTGACATCTTCAGTTTCGGTGTAATCCTGTTTGAACTCATTGTAGCCATCCCCCCGCACCAAAACTTAATGGACTACATCAATCTT GCGGCTATGAGCCCAGATGGCGTGGATGATATTCTTGACAAGCGACTCGTTGGAGAAAGTAAGCTTGTTGTAGAAGCGAGGAGCCTAGCTCTCATTGCTCAGAAATGCTTGCACAAAACACCCAGAAAACGACCTTCGATTGGAGAAGTTTCACAGGCAATTTTCAAGATAAAACAAAAGCGCCTTGCGAAAGAAGTTACCATGTCTTTTGCAGGAGAGGATATATCCCAGATGGTTACCCGAATTGGCCTTCAACAAGTGGAGTTGAGTAAAATGGCAGTGAAAAATATGCCGATTACTGGATGA
- the LOC131304545 gene encoding calcium/calmodulin-regulated receptor-like kinase 2 isoform X3, whose amino-acid sequence MVHKDTTDSVSVKGLDDLAKNSQLSWWRIRSKYRFGSASGILRYSHKDIQKATQNFTTTLGHGAFGSVYKATMATGGVVAVKVLASDSQQGEREFQTEVSLLGRLHHRNLVNLVGYCVDKGQRMLIYEFMTNGSLASLLYGPEERVLSWDERLQIALDISHGIEYLHDGAVPPIIHRDLKSANILLDRSMRAKVADFGLSKEQTYDGRKSSLRGTYGYMDPAYISTSQFTTKSDIFSFGVILFELIVAIPPHQNLMDYINLAAMSPDGVDDILDKRLVGESKLVVEARSLALIAQKCLHKTPRKRPSIGEVSQAIFKIKQKRLAKEVTMSFAGEDISQMVTRIGLQQVELSKMAVKNMPITG is encoded by the exons ATGGTTCATAAAG ATACCACAGATTCTGTATCAGTTAAGGGATTAGATGATCTTGCCAAAAATTCTCAGCTTTCTTGGTGGAGAATCCGTAGTAAATATCGGTTTGGTTCGGCTTCTGGCATTCTTAGATACTCCCACAA GGACATTCAGAAAGCTACACAAAACTTCACAACTACTTTGGGACATGGAGCTTTTGGTTCAGTGTATAAAGCTACCATGGCAACAGGTGGAGTGGTTGCAGTGAAGGTTCTTGCTTCTGATTCTCAACAGGGGGAAAGAGAGTTTCAAACAGAG GTATCGCTACTAGGTAGGCTTCATCACCGTAATCTGGTGAATTTGGTTGGATACTGTGTTGATAAAGGCCAGCGCATGTTAATCTATGAGTTCATGACTAACGGAAGCCTGGCGAGCCTTCTGTATG GTCCAGAGGAACGAGTGTTGAGTTGGGATGAACGGCTACAAATTGCTCTTGATATCTCACATGGAATTGAGTATCTTCATGATGGG GCAGTGCCACCTATCATTCATAGGGACTTGAAGTCCGCGAACATATTGCTAGACAGGTCAATGAGAGCTAAG GTAGCTGATTTCGGACTGTCGAAGGAGCAGACCTATGATGGCCGCAAGTCAAGCCTTAGAGGGACATATGGCTACATGGACCCTGCATATATCTCCACAAGCCAGTTCACGACAAAGAGTGACATCTTCAGTTTCGGTGTAATCCTGTTTGAACTCATTGTAGCCATCCCCCCGCACCAAAACTTAATGGACTACATCAATCTT GCGGCTATGAGCCCAGATGGCGTGGATGATATTCTTGACAAGCGACTCGTTGGAGAAAGTAAGCTTGTTGTAGAAGCGAGGAGCCTAGCTCTCATTGCTCAGAAATGCTTGCACAAAACACCCAGAAAACGACCTTCGATTGGAGAAGTTTCACAGGCAATTTTCAAGATAAAACAAAAGCGCCTTGCGAAAGAAGTTACCATGTCTTTTGCAGGAGAGGATATATCCCAGATGGTTACCCGAATTGGCCTTCAACAAGTGGAGTTGAGTAAAATGGCAGTGAAAAATATGCCGATTACTGGATGA
- the LOC131304547 gene encoding uncharacterized protein LOC131304547 translates to MVLMRFASLVLGLIYLLHVLRGSSACGHEGSGMQGNRLMVVDDVPATPARKMKLEGRKMLAEEVPRREIEKEEETNGGTSKISGKDPNASKRAARSQDHFNNKVNNSPTLKANTMREPVHFPSIKPHYYHFQDSKAISTESARARQDESRTLFDDRAIAEIANLMRKDYGNIHGSPPSNNREPND, encoded by the exons ATGGTGCTAATGAGGTTTGCAAGTTTGGTACTTGGTCTTATTTATCTTTTGCATGTCCTGAGAGGTTCTTCTGCTTGTGGCCATGAAG GAAGTGGAATGCAAGGAAACAGGCTAATGGTGGTTGATGATGTTCCGGCTACTCCCGCCAGGAAAATGAAGCTTGAAGGAAGGAAAATGTTGGCGGAGGAAgtgccaaggagggagattgagaaagaggaagagacgAATGGAGGGACTTCGAAAATTTCAG GAAAGGATCCAAATGCTTCAAAGAGAGCTGCAAGATCACAAGATCACTTCAATAataag GTCAATAATAGCCCCACCCTGAAGGCAAATACAATGAGGGAGCCAGTCCATTTTCCAAGTATCAAGCCACACTACTACCACTTTCAAGATTCCAAGGCAATTTCAACTGAATCCGCTCGAGCGCGACAAGATGAATCACGAACACTTTTTGATGACCGGGCGATTGCTGAGATAGCGAATCTGATGCGAAAAGACTACGGTAATATTCACGGCAGCCCACCAAGCAACAACCGCGAGCCTAATGATTAA
- the LOC131304548 gene encoding F-box/kelch-repeat protein At5g15710: MAGVGETSETRFAGESSSRVVNTGSFRDEDSSHRQVAHFGGGSRNTSPIGRVGSRNTSPSRQKVVKTKPRGLDEETVATFSKAIHPDVQMEDNIWAMLPEDLLNEILARVPPFMIFRLRSVCKRWNSILQDNGFLKFHSQVPSHGPCLLTFWKNSQTLQCSVFSLPLKQWYRIPFTFLPHWAFWLVGSSGGLVSFSGVDGSTFKTLVCNPLTQTWRTLPSMHYNQQRQLMLVVERLDRSFKIIATSDIYGDKTLPTEVYDSKLDCWSLHQIMPAVNLCSSKMAFCDSRLYLETLSPLGLMMYRLDTGYWEHIPAKFPRSMLDGYLVAGTQKRLFLVGRIGLYCTLQSMRIWELDHAKVLWVEISRMPPRYFRSLLRLAAERFECFGQDNLICFTSWNQGKALLYDVDKKVWSWIAGCALQSCNSQACFYEPRFDASIH, from the coding sequence ATGGCTGGAGTTGGGGAAACATCTGAAACTAGATTTGCCGGAGAATCGAGTTCCCGGGTAGTAAACACGGGGTCCTTTCGTGATGAGGATAGTTCTCACAGGCAAGTTGCTCATTTTGGGGGTGGGTCCAGGAACACGAGCCCAATTGGCCGTGTAGGGTCGAGGAATACTAGTCCTTCTAGGCAAAAGGTGGTTAAGACTAAGCCACGGGGTTTGGATGAGGAGACTGTCGCTACATTTAGTAAGGCCATCCACCCAGATGTACAAATGGAAGATAATATATGGGCAATGTTACCGGAAGACCTTTTGAATGAAATCTTAGCTAGGGTTCCTCCATTCATGATTTTCCGGCTCAGATCCGTTTGCAAACGGTGGAATTCGATTTTACAGGATAATGGCTTTCTTAAGTTTCATTCACAAGTTCCGTCTCACGGTCCTTGTCTTCTTACGTTTTGGAAAAATTCACAGACCCTACAATGCTCAGTCTTTAGCTTGCCGTTAAAACAGTGGTATCGAATCCCATTCACATTTTTACCACACTGGGCTTTCTGGTTAGTTGGTTCCTCAGGAGGTCTTGTCAGCTTCTCAGGAGTTGATGGTTCGACTTTCAAAACTCTAGTGTGTAACCCCCTTACACAAACTTGGAGAACATTGCCAAGTATGCATTATAATCAGCAAAGGCAGTTGATGTTGGTTGTTGAAAGGTTGGATCGGTCGTTTAAAATTATAGCCACTAGTGATATCTATGGTGACAAGACATTGCCAACTGAAGTATACGATTCGAAGCTTGACTGTTGGTCACTTCACCAGATCATGCCTGCTGTGAATCTTTGTTCCTCAAAGATGGCATTTTGCGACTCAAGGTTGTATCTGGAGACTCTTTCGCCACTTGGTTTAATGATGTATCGGCTCGATACAGGATACTGGGAACACATTCCAGCCAAATTCCCAAGGTCTATGCTGGATGGGTATCTGGTTGCTGGCACTCAGAAACGACTGTTTCTAGTTGGGAGGATTGGTCTTTATTGTACTCTTCAAAGTATGAGGATTTGGGAATTGGATCATGCAAAGGTTTTGTGGGTTGAAATAAGTAGGATGCCACCTAGGTACTTTCGGTCTCTATTGAGGTTGGCGGCTGAGAGATTTGAGTGCTTTGGGCAGGATAACTTGATATGCTTCACATCCTGGAACCAAGGGAAAGCCCTCCTTTATGATGTGGATAAGAAGGTTTGGTCTTGGATTGCTGGCTGTGCTCTTCAGTCCTGCAACAGCCAAGCTTGTTTCTATGAGCCAAGATTTGATGCTTCAATCCATTAA